In Anaerolineales bacterium, one DNA window encodes the following:
- a CDS encoding ATP-binding cassette domain-containing protein, which yields MPSVISTSKLAKHYEVPEREAGLKAAAMGLIKRRYKLVKAVDEISFDIQPGEVVGFLGPNGAGKTTTLKMLSGLLYPASGNVSVLGYEPFKRSHDFLRQITLVMGNRNQLSWDLPALDSFDLQRAIYSIPMDEFKRSRDEFIDLLDLKELVQKPVRNLSLGERMKMEIVGALLHKPKVLFLDEPTLGLDVTMQKRIRMFVAEYNKRYGATVLLTSHYMADVEALCRRVIVIHHGKLLFDGDLSKLVEKFSAFKTIGFTVDGASVDWSQFGDVVAVDGSRVMLRVPKENTSAVTSRLLNDLAVEDLTVEAAPIEDVIESVFSVGREAVE from the coding sequence ATGCCCTCTGTCATTTCGACCTCGAAACTGGCAAAACATTACGAGGTCCCCGAGCGGGAGGCGGGTTTGAAAGCCGCCGCGATGGGATTGATCAAACGCCGCTACAAACTCGTCAAGGCGGTGGACGAAATTTCATTCGACATTCAGCCCGGCGAAGTGGTCGGCTTTCTCGGTCCCAACGGTGCGGGCAAGACCACCACGCTAAAAATGCTCAGCGGACTGCTATACCCGGCATCGGGGAATGTCTCTGTGCTTGGGTATGAACCGTTCAAGCGTTCGCACGATTTCCTGCGCCAGATCACGCTGGTGATGGGCAACCGCAACCAACTTTCATGGGATCTGCCTGCGCTGGATTCCTTCGACCTGCAGCGCGCGATCTACAGCATCCCGATGGATGAATTCAAACGCTCCCGCGATGAATTCATTGACTTGCTGGATTTGAAAGAACTGGTGCAAAAACCTGTCCGCAACCTGTCTTTGGGCGAGCGCATGAAGATGGAGATTGTCGGCGCATTGCTTCACAAGCCGAAGGTTCTCTTCCTCGATGAGCCGACACTGGGCTTGGACGTCACCATGCAGAAGCGCATCCGTATGTTTGTGGCGGAGTACAACAAACGCTACGGCGCGACGGTGCTGTTGACCAGTCATTACATGGCGGATGTGGAAGCCCTATGCAGGCGCGTCATCGTCATTCACCACGGCAAACTTTTGTTCGATGGCGATCTCTCGAAGCTCGTTGAAAAATTCTCCGCGTTCAAGACCATCGGTTTCACGGTGGACGGCGCTTCCGTGGACTGGAGTCAGTTCGGGGACGTGGTTGCAGTGGACGGGTCCCGTGTGATGCTGCGCGTCCCGAAGGAAAACACCTCGGCGGTCACGTCCCGCCTGTTGAACGATCTCGCCGTCGAAGACCTGACCGTCGAAGCCGCGCCCATCGAAGATGTGATCGAGTCGGTCTTCTCGGTCGGCAGGGAGGCGGTGGAATGA
- a CDS encoding DinB family protein yields the protein MTIKQELEQELDEAYERFLSLVELVPEPDYSLPSSNPAWTVGDILFHITLGPRALAFEVWMTLHARGLYKLAMRYFPSRMFNRLNAWFGSRKRRISRQGLRKAYGKAHAVAQSRLRRVREEDLSTSVTYPKDYVSDLAGEISVERLFRYIKRHFEAHEREIRACLG from the coding sequence ATGACGATCAAACAGGAACTTGAACAGGAATTGGATGAGGCATACGAACGCTTCCTCTCTTTAGTGGAGCTGGTTCCCGAACCCGATTATTCGCTCCCCTCCAGCAACCCTGCATGGACGGTGGGCGATATTCTGTTTCACATCACACTTGGTCCGCGGGCGCTGGCATTCGAGGTCTGGATGACGCTCCATGCGCGGGGACTCTATAAATTGGCTATGCGCTACTTTCCGTCGCGGATGTTCAATCGGCTTAATGCGTGGTTCGGCAGTCGCAAGCGTCGAATCAGCCGTCAGGGTTTGCGAAAGGCCTACGGGAAGGCGCACGCAGTCGCACAGTCCAGATTGAGGCGGGTGCGGGAGGAGGATTTGTCCACGTCGGTGACGTATCCCAAAGATTATGTATCCGATCTGGCGGGGGAAATCAGCGTGGAGCGGTTGTTTCGGTATATTAAGAGGCATTTCGAGGCGCATGAGCGGGAAATTCGCGCCTGTTTGGGGTAG
- the rpsO gene encoding 30S ribosomal protein S15: protein MPLAKEVKTKAIEDFHRHEKDTGSPEVQIAILTNRITQLTEHLRNNKQDQSCRRGLLKLVGQRRRLLAYLRQSNYQSYINITDRLQLRRK from the coding sequence ATGCCGCTCGCAAAAGAGGTCAAGACAAAGGCGATCGAGGATTTTCATCGCCATGAGAAGGATACCGGTTCGCCCGAAGTGCAAATCGCCATCCTGACCAACCGCATAACTCAACTCACCGAGCACTTGCGAAATAACAAGCAGGATCAATCCTGCCGCCGCGGTTTGCTTAAGCTGGTCGGTCAGCGCCGCCGTTTGCTCGCGTACTTGCGCCAAAGCAACTACCAGAGCTACATTAACATCACCGATCGTCTGCAGCTCCGCCGCAAATAA
- a CDS encoding polyribonucleotide nucleotidyltransferase, with translation MNFEGKKFSTVVGNKTVTIETGRLAGQAGGALTLGIDDAIVFASATMGGVREGIDFFPLSVDYEERLYAGGKIPGSFFRREGRASTESILTSRLTDRPLRPLFQDGMRNEVQVIMYSFSSDGVNPLDVLAINAASAAVMISDIPWGGPVGAVRIGRVNGEFVINPTFEEIEASDLDLRLAGTKDGILMVECGANEIPEDVMAQALDLGHASIQPLIDLQLQIAAEIGKPKREVTLYLPSEDVKKKVFDRVGGPMNELLDKPLSKVEFYTGMTSIKEAAEAELCTVPEGGNASDYLTIASFRESFELAEQAVVRERILGMGKRPDGRGPADIRPIWCDVGVSPRAHGTGLFTRGETQILSFTTLATLGEAQALDNLSPVKSKRYMHHYNFPPFSTGEAKPLRGQSRREIGHGALAERALEPVLPAEESFPYAIRVVSEALSSNGSTSMGSVCGSTLALMDAGVPIKAPVSGVAMGLITDEKGRYKILTDIQGTEDHLGDMDFKVAGTAQGITALQMDIKISSLSAEMMKEALEQARTARMSIMEKMLAVLAEPRAELKPHAPRIITVKIPIDKIGALIGPGGKNIRALQEETGVRIDIEEDGTVYIASTSAEGAKIAQERIEGLSESAVIGNIYTGKVVRIEAFGAFVNIMPGIDGLVHISQLDSERVNSVEDVCVLGDELTVMVTDIDPQGKIRLSRQAVLEGWSAEEAREKDKGGSRGGGGGRGGSRSGNDRGGNRGGDRGRSGGGDRNRR, from the coding sequence ATGAATTTCGAAGGTAAAAAGTTTTCAACCGTTGTGGGTAATAAAACGGTCACCATCGAGACCGGCAGACTCGCCGGCCAGGCTGGCGGCGCGTTGACCCTCGGCATCGACGATGCCATCGTGTTCGCATCCGCCACCATGGGCGGCGTGCGCGAAGGCATCGATTTCTTCCCTCTTTCCGTGGATTACGAAGAGAGGTTGTATGCGGGCGGGAAGATCCCCGGCTCGTTCTTCCGGCGTGAAGGACGTGCATCAACCGAGTCCATTCTCACTTCCCGTTTGACGGACCGACCGCTGCGCCCGCTCTTTCAGGACGGGATGCGCAATGAAGTGCAGGTCATCATGTACTCGTTCTCGTCCGACGGCGTGAACCCGCTGGATGTCCTGGCGATTAACGCCGCTTCCGCCGCAGTCATGATTTCGGATATCCCCTGGGGCGGACCCGTTGGGGCAGTGCGCATCGGACGTGTGAACGGCGAGTTTGTGATCAACCCGACTTTCGAAGAAATCGAGGCATCTGATCTTGACCTGAGACTTGCCGGTACAAAAGACGGCATCCTCATGGTGGAATGCGGCGCAAACGAAATCCCTGAAGACGTGATGGCACAGGCATTGGATCTGGGACATGCGTCCATCCAACCGCTGATCGACCTGCAACTGCAAATCGCCGCGGAGATCGGCAAACCCAAGCGCGAAGTGACACTCTACCTGCCGAGCGAAGACGTAAAGAAAAAAGTGTTCGACCGGGTCGGCGGGCCGATGAACGAACTGCTCGACAAACCGCTTTCCAAAGTGGAATTTTATACGGGCATGACGTCCATCAAGGAAGCAGCCGAAGCGGAACTTTGCACCGTCCCCGAGGGAGGGAATGCCTCAGACTACCTGACAATTGCCTCCTTCCGAGAATCCTTTGAACTCGCCGAACAGGCTGTCGTCCGTGAGCGGATTCTCGGCATGGGTAAACGCCCCGACGGGCGCGGGCCGGCCGACATCCGCCCGATATGGTGCGATGTAGGCGTGTCCCCCCGCGCCCATGGGACAGGCCTCTTCACCCGAGGCGAAACCCAGATCCTATCCTTCACCACCCTTGCGACGTTGGGCGAAGCGCAGGCGCTGGACAACCTTTCCCCCGTCAAGAGCAAGCGCTATATGCACCACTACAACTTCCCACCGTTCTCCACAGGCGAGGCAAAGCCTCTTCGTGGACAGAGCAGGCGCGAGATCGGTCACGGGGCGCTGGCAGAACGCGCATTGGAACCAGTGCTTCCTGCCGAGGAATCCTTCCCCTATGCGATCCGCGTTGTGTCTGAAGCATTGTCCTCCAATGGCTCAACCTCGATGGGATCGGTCTGCGGTTCGACCCTGGCGCTCATGGATGCGGGCGTGCCGATCAAGGCTCCCGTCTCCGGTGTGGCCATGGGCTTGATCACGGATGAGAAGGGTCGTTACAAAATCCTGACCGACATCCAGGGAACCGAAGACCATCTCGGCGACATGGATTTCAAAGTGGCCGGTACTGCGCAGGGGATCACAGCCCTGCAAATGGACATCAAGATCAGCAGCTTGAGCGCGGAAATGATGAAGGAAGCTCTGGAACAGGCGCGCACCGCACGCATGTCCATTATGGAAAAGATGCTGGCCGTGCTGGCTGAACCGCGCGCGGAGTTGAAACCGCACGCGCCGCGCATTATCACCGTAAAGATTCCAATCGATAAGATCGGCGCATTGATCGGACCGGGCGGGAAGAACATCCGCGCCTTGCAGGAAGAAACCGGCGTGCGAATCGACATCGAAGAAGACGGTACCGTGTATATTGCGTCCACGAGCGCAGAAGGCGCAAAGATCGCCCAGGAACGCATCGAGGGTCTTAGCGAGAGCGCAGTGATCGGCAATATCTACACCGGCAAGGTTGTCCGGATTGAAGCCTTCGGCGCATTCGTGAACATCATGCCCGGCATTGACGGTCTCGTACACATCTCGCAACTCGACAGCGAGCGCGTGAACAGCGTGGAAGATGTGTGTGTGCTAGGCGACGAATTGACCGTCATGGTCACGGATATCGACCCGCAGGGCAAGATCCGCCTGTCGCGCCAGGCTGTGCTCGAAGGCTGGTCTGCCGAGGAGGCCCGCGAGAAGGACAAGGGCGGCTCACGAGGCGGCGGTGGCGGACGAGGCGGCTCACGCAGTGGCAATGACCGAGGCGGTAATCGCGGCGGTGACCGTGGACGCAGCGGCGGCGGTGACCGTAACCGTAGATAG
- a CDS encoding peptide chain release factor 3 yields MLNETTAESLSIKSAIAARRTFAVISHPDAGKTTLTEKLLLYGNAIELAGNVRARRNQLATTSDWMEMERERGISITSTVLQFPYRGYTINLLDTPGHQDFSEDTYRTLSAVDSAVMVIDAAKGIEPQTLKLFEVCRKRGIPIFTFINKMDRPARDPLDLLDEIRKVLGMEPVPMNWPLGDGPQFLGVYDLAEEGVYLFERTMRNERIAPEVFVRMEDLVKNKILTQEKYQHLEDSIQLLDGAGATFDQESVLKEKQTPVFFGSALTNFGVHMFLDSFIQHAPPPQPYPSDIGAISPEDEQFSGFIFKIQANMNPKHRDSVAFLRICSGKFERGMDLLHAQSGRMLKLMRPYKAFANEREIIDEAYPGDVLGLPNNGSFAIGDTLSSGKPVRFAPIPRFQPEHFALLRNLDVGKQKQLTKGLLQLESEGAVQVLYNINAFKREPILAVVGQLQFDVVQARLQSEYNATIELERLPHILLRWIIGEDKDIEALPNRGDAILARDSRNAWAIIFQTPFLLKYYSEKHPKLRFVDITES; encoded by the coding sequence ATGCTTAACGAAACAACCGCTGAATCCCTATCCATCAAGAGTGCCATTGCCGCCCGCCGCACGTTTGCGGTCATCTCGCATCCGGACGCCGGCAAGACCACGCTGACCGAAAAATTACTGTTGTACGGAAATGCCATCGAACTGGCGGGCAACGTCCGCGCACGCAGAAATCAGCTCGCCACCACATCAGACTGGATGGAAATGGAGCGTGAACGCGGGATCTCCATCACGTCCACGGTGTTGCAATTCCCATATCGCGGTTATACCATCAACCTGCTCGATACGCCCGGGCATCAGGACTTCTCTGAAGATACCTACCGCACCCTCTCCGCTGTGGACAGCGCCGTCATGGTCATCGATGCCGCCAAGGGCATCGAACCACAGACCTTGAAACTCTTTGAAGTCTGCCGCAAACGCGGCATTCCCATCTTTACCTTCATCAATAAAATGGACCGTCCCGCCCGCGACCCATTGGACCTGCTGGACGAGATCCGCAAAGTGCTGGGCATGGAACCTGTCCCGATGAACTGGCCTCTTGGCGACGGTCCGCAATTCCTCGGCGTGTATGACCTCGCCGAAGAAGGCGTGTATCTCTTCGAACGCACGATGCGCAACGAACGCATCGCCCCGGAAGTATTTGTCCGCATGGAGGATTTGGTAAAAAACAAGATTCTGACGCAGGAGAAATATCAACACCTGGAGGACAGCATCCAGTTACTGGATGGAGCGGGCGCAACCTTCGACCAAGAAAGTGTATTGAAAGAAAAACAAACGCCTGTCTTCTTCGGCAGCGCGTTGACCAATTTCGGCGTGCACATGTTTTTGGATTCTTTCATCCAGCATGCCCCGCCGCCCCAGCCTTATCCCAGTGACATTGGCGCAATTTCACCGGAAGACGAACAATTTTCCGGCTTCATCTTCAAGATCCAGGCGAACATGAACCCGAAACATCGCGACAGCGTGGCCTTCCTGCGCATCTGCTCCGGCAAATTCGAGCGCGGCATGGACCTGCTCCACGCGCAGAGCGGCAGGATGCTCAAGCTGATGCGTCCGTACAAAGCATTTGCCAACGAGCGAGAGATCATCGATGAAGCCTACCCCGGCGACGTACTCGGACTGCCAAACAATGGAAGTTTTGCAATCGGCGACACGCTCAGCTCTGGAAAACCAGTTCGCTTTGCACCGATCCCGCGTTTTCAACCGGAACACTTTGCCCTTCTGCGAAATCTCGACGTAGGCAAACAAAAACAGCTCACAAAGGGCCTCCTGCAATTGGAAAGCGAAGGTGCTGTTCAGGTCCTCTACAATATCAATGCCTTCAAACGCGAGCCGATCCTTGCCGTCGTCGGTCAATTACAATTCGATGTGGTGCAGGCGCGCCTGCAGAGTGAGTACAATGCAACAATCGAATTGGAACGGCTGCCCCACATCCTTCTGCGCTGGATCATCGGCGAGGACAAGGACATCGAAGCTCTGCCGAATCGCGGCGACGCCATCCTCGCGCGCGACTCGCGCAATGCGTGGGCGATCATTTTCCAGACTCCCTTTTTACTAAAATACTACTCCGAGAAACATCCCAAATTGCGATTCGTGGACATTACCGAGAGTTAG
- a CDS encoding bile acid:sodium symporter family protein → MQESVLSSVVLPLAIIIIMVTLGMTLTFADFKRVLTQPKQVTVGLLCQLILLPLLGFAVAGIFALPAVYAISIVLLAASPGGATSNLIVHAADGDRALSITLTAISNMLAWLTIPLLLGIAYPMFGGGTLDIVFPVADTMIQVAALTVVPVLIGMGIRSWKTEFSENSKRFTRIFATVFLFLVILALIIQNWDVIVNDGPRFAPAFIVLNLAALAVGFLAARLAGINRVQTATIAIETGIQNSTVAITVAMTILNNNEMAVVPGLYAIWMYVTGFALAFWMTRNAPAGNVEGAVA, encoded by the coding sequence ATGCAAGAGAGTGTACTTTCAAGTGTAGTCCTGCCATTGGCAATCATTATCATCATGGTAACCCTGGGCATGACGCTCACCTTCGCAGACTTCAAGCGCGTATTGACACAGCCCAAACAGGTGACGGTCGGACTACTCTGCCAGCTGATCCTGCTCCCATTGCTCGGCTTTGCTGTGGCGGGAATCTTCGCCCTACCCGCCGTTTACGCCATCAGCATCGTGCTGCTGGCAGCCTCACCCGGCGGAGCGACCTCCAACCTGATCGTCCATGCCGCGGACGGGGACCGCGCGCTCTCCATAACATTGACCGCCATCTCCAATATGCTTGCCTGGCTGACCATCCCGCTCCTGCTCGGCATTGCCTATCCCATGTTTGGCGGCGGCACCTTGGACATTGTCTTCCCCGTTGCAGACACGATGATTCAGGTCGCCGCACTGACCGTCGTCCCCGTGCTGATCGGCATGGGCATCCGCAGCTGGAAGACCGAATTTTCCGAAAACAGCAAGCGCTTCACCCGCATCTTCGCCACCGTCTTCCTGTTCCTGGTCATCCTCGCGCTTATCATCCAAAACTGGGATGTGATCGTCAATGACGGACCGCGCTTTGCGCCAGCCTTCATCGTGCTAAACCTCGCCGCATTGGCGGTTGGATTCCTCGCCGCGCGGCTGGCGGGCATCAACCGCGTGCAAACCGCGACAATTGCAATTGAAACGGGTATTCAAAACTCCACCGTCGCCATCACGGTCGCAATGACCATCCTCAATAATAATGAGATGGCGGTCGTCCCGGGCCTGTATGCCATCTGGATGTACGTTACAGGATTTGCGCTCGCCTTCTGGATGACGCGTAACGCCCCGGCAGGAAATGTCGAAGGCGCAGTCGCCTAG
- a CDS encoding MFS transporter — protein sequence MLFKLKRLSRQYPKQYWLMIAGIVVSTAGGSMIWPFMLIYASGKLNMPLSTVAALISINAGTGLFASFLAGTLADRIGRKAVMVFSLATNGIAYFLLMRAETYPHFVVLMMLIGLSNPLYQVGADAMLADIIPSEQRTDAYAINRIANNAAFGLGPAVGGFLASTSYNLAFYGASAGFIIYSLLMVFLARETLEKTVGATKDHLSTGQAGAESEAPRQDGYLRVFKDKAYMAFVSLMSLGLIAPSLLWILMPVYAKTNFGVPESMYGWIPTTNALMCVFIQYAVTNIARKHKTLPVVAVGMLIYAFGAGSVALMTGFWGFWLSMVILTFGELALVPVASKYVADIAPANLRGRYMSMYWIGWGLARTLAPLIGGFLNDAVSPRSIWIGGLLIGLTSVFGLTALHHMTRVRATLPLRPQP from the coding sequence ATGCTCTTCAAACTCAAACGACTCTCTCGCCAATACCCAAAACAATACTGGCTGATGATCGCGGGGATCGTTGTCAGCACGGCGGGCGGCAGTATGATCTGGCCCTTCATGCTCATCTACGCCAGCGGCAAACTGAACATGCCTCTCAGCACGGTTGCCGCGCTCATCTCCATCAACGCAGGCACGGGGCTGTTCGCATCCTTCCTGGCCGGCACACTGGCGGACCGCATCGGGCGCAAAGCGGTGATGGTTTTTAGCCTCGCAACGAACGGCATCGCCTATTTCCTTCTCATGCGCGCGGAGACCTATCCTCATTTCGTGGTCCTGATGATGCTGATCGGCTTGTCCAACCCGCTCTATCAGGTGGGGGCAGACGCCATGCTGGCGGACATCATCCCCTCCGAACAGCGCACGGACGCCTATGCCATCAACCGTATCGCCAATAATGCAGCGTTCGGCCTCGGCCCAGCCGTGGGTGGTTTTCTCGCCTCCACATCCTACAACCTGGCGTTCTACGGCGCATCGGCGGGTTTCATCATCTACAGCCTGCTGATGGTCTTCCTTGCGCGCGAGACGCTGGAGAAAACCGTCGGCGCAACGAAAGACCATTTGTCCACCGGGCAGGCAGGGGCGGAGTCCGAAGCACCGCGTCAAGACGGCTATCTGCGCGTCTTCAAAGACAAAGCCTACATGGCATTCGTCTCCCTGATGAGTCTCGGTCTAATCGCCCCTTCGCTGCTGTGGATCCTGATGCCCGTATATGCAAAGACGAATTTCGGCGTGCCCGAATCGATGTACGGCTGGATTCCGACCACCAACGCGTTGATGTGTGTATTCATTCAATATGCGGTCACGAACATCGCGCGCAAACACAAAACCCTTCCCGTCGTTGCCGTCGGCATGCTGATCTACGCGTTTGGCGCGGGCAGCGTGGCCCTGATGACCGGCTTTTGGGGCTTCTGGCTGAGCATGGTCATCCTGACCTTTGGCGAACTTGCGCTGGTGCCCGTCGCCAGCAAATATGTGGCGGACATCGCTCCCGCGAACCTGCGCGGCAGGTACATGAGCATGTACTGGATCGGCTGGGGGTTGGCGCGCACGCTCGCCCCGCTCATCGGCGGCTTCCTGAACGACGCCGTCTCGCCCCGTTCCATCTGGATCGGAGGCCTGCTCATCGGCCTGACCAGCGTCTTTGGCTTGACTGCCCTCCACCACATGACCCGGGTCCGCGCAACGCTTCCCCTCCGGCCTCAACCGTGA
- a CDS encoding VOC family protein, which translates to MKQLIAHVTYLVREYDEAIAFFAEKLLFDILEDIPQEEGKRWVLVRPHGTDGTSLLLAKAATPQQDEFIGNQTGGRVFLFLHTDNFWVDYNEIRSRGVDFIEEPRTETYGTVAVFRDLYGNKWDLLQVK; encoded by the coding sequence ATGAAACAACTCATTGCCCATGTGACCTATCTCGTCCGCGAGTATGACGAAGCCATCGCCTTTTTTGCAGAGAAACTGCTCTTTGACATTCTGGAAGATATTCCCCAGGAAGAAGGAAAACGCTGGGTACTCGTCCGTCCGCACGGGACGGATGGAACGTCCCTCTTGCTTGCCAAAGCCGCCACACCGCAACAGGATGAATTCATCGGGAATCAAACAGGCGGGCGCGTCTTCCTATTCCTGCACACGGATAATTTCTGGGTCGATTACAACGAAATAAGATCGCGCGGTGTGGACTTCATCGAGGAACCACGAACGGAAACCTATGGGACCGTCGCGGTATTCAGGGATCTGTATGGGAACAAATGGGATCTGTTGCAGGTAAAATAG
- a CDS encoding MaoC family dehydratase produces MPTLTIGDKAARTQIITDEMIRSFAALTGDANPVHLDDAYAAGTRFGRRIAHGMIAAGLISAALANDLPGPGTVYLSQTLNFKAPVYPGEAITATIEVKSLHASKPIATISTTCTNHDNVIVLEGEATVLYEK; encoded by the coding sequence ATGCCCACTCTCACCATCGGCGACAAAGCCGCCCGCACCCAAATCATCACGGACGAAATGATCCGCAGCTTCGCGGCGTTAACAGGTGACGCCAACCCCGTGCATCTCGACGATGCCTATGCCGCAGGCACCCGCTTCGGACGGCGCATCGCACACGGTATGATCGCCGCGGGGTTGATCTCCGCCGCCCTCGCCAACGATCTGCCCGGTCCCGGCACGGTGTATCTCAGCCAAACCTTGAATTTCAAAGCCCCCGTCTACCCCGGCGAGGCCATCACAGCAACCATCGAAGTCAAGTCCCTTCATGCGAGCAAGCCCATCGCCACAATTTCAACCACCTGCACCAATCATGACAACGTCATCGTGCTCGAAGGCGAGGCCACGGTATTGTACGAGAAGTAA
- a CDS encoding GNAT family protein, whose protein sequence is MSDWIKPVTLQGKFVRLEPLSEEHIPGLTEIGAGQNFWHFMLYGDIKTEADMRNWVLDILERGKKGTDLPFVALHLESGRVAGATRYLNIMPRDRGLEIGGTWYGLDFQRTAANTECKYLLLKHAFEELKCIRVQLKTDSLNERSQRAIERIGAKREGVLRNHMILPDGRFRHSVFYAIVDSEWDGVKKNLEGMLGK, encoded by the coding sequence ATGAGCGATTGGATTAAACCTGTCACCTTGCAGGGAAAATTCGTCCGCCTGGAGCCGTTGAGCGAAGAGCACATCCCCGGGTTGACGGAGATCGGCGCGGGGCAGAATTTCTGGCATTTCATGCTGTATGGCGATATCAAGACCGAAGCCGATATGCGGAACTGGGTGCTGGATATCCTGGAGCGCGGCAAAAAGGGAACGGATCTTCCTTTTGTTGCGCTTCACCTTGAGTCTGGGCGCGTGGCGGGCGCAACCCGCTACTTAAACATCATGCCCAGGGACCGCGGACTTGAGATTGGCGGGACCTGGTACGGATTGGATTTTCAGCGCACGGCCGCCAATACAGAGTGCAAGTATCTACTGTTGAAGCACGCGTTCGAAGAATTAAAGTGCATCCGCGTGCAGTTGAAGACGGACTCGCTCAATGAACGTTCGCAGAGAGCCATTGAACGCATCGGTGCGAAGAGGGAAGGCGTGCTGCGCAATCACATGATCCTGCCCGATGGGAGGTTTCGGCATTCAGTATTCTATGCAATTGTAGATTCGGAGTGGGATGGGGTGAAGAAGAACCTGGAGGGTATGTTGGGGAAATAA
- a CDS encoding SRPBCC family protein, translated as MIHYLHREQVIPASVEAVWAFFCDPRNLNTITPPDMNFEIITGGGVKMYEGQVIEYRVEFVRGVRSLWLTGITHVRENEYFVDEQRVGPYRFWYHEHVFEPVADGVKMTDRVAYILPFGVLGDIVHAAWVGRRLKSIFDFRHGKIAEIFGSSQ; from the coding sequence ATGATCCATTATTTACATCGCGAACAGGTCATCCCTGCGTCAGTAGAGGCCGTGTGGGCGTTCTTCTGTGACCCGCGTAACTTAAATACCATCACCCCGCCCGATATGAACTTTGAAATCATAACAGGCGGCGGTGTGAAAATGTACGAAGGGCAGGTCATCGAATACCGCGTGGAGTTCGTTCGCGGCGTCCGCTCGCTGTGGCTGACCGGGATCACGCATGTGCGCGAGAACGAGTATTTTGTGGATGAACAGCGCGTCGGTCCATACCGATTTTGGTATCACGAGCATGTTTTCGAGCCTGTTGCGGATGGCGTGAAAATGACCGACCGTGTGGCCTATATCCTGCCGTTTGGCGTGTTGGGGGATATTGTCCATGCGGCATGGGTGGGGAGGCGGTTGAAGTCCATTTTCGATTTTCGGCACGGAAAGATCGCAGAAATTTTCGGGAGTTCTCAATGA